CGGGTGTGTAGGATATGTTTTTACTTAAGCACATTTAATTAGCATTGAGAATTTGTTAACAACtaaatagagagaaagagaagcaaTGAGATAATAGAACAAGCATAATTAAGTGCATAACTAGATGGTTGTACCATCAGAAATATAGAGTATATATGAAAGCATACGTAATGTGAACAAAAATATGACAACTACTTGAAAATATGAATATGTCAGTAATTATGGAGactttatttgattaattttcattataaaaggTCCAACAATGGTATAGCAACAAAAATCACAAAAGCTGAACCAAATTAAACAGCAAAAGATTGCTTTGGTttagttcaaattttattttaaataaaaatctaatcaaatcaaattgtaTGTGGTTTTAAAGTTTGATTCAAgtgatttttgataaaaaaaatcttatcaaaCTGAGTCACAAACGCCCCTACTTCTAGCTAAACTAAACTTTaaagcaaaattaattttacttataagCCAACcaaacatcaatatttttatacaatcaaaatttattgtaataaaaatcaattattgttatttttagcaTGCGTTTGGATGAAcattgacaaaattaattttaaatataattgattttgattaaaattgattttgaagtgatataatttatgtttgaatgtttttcttataaaatcaaattagaagtaaaattcaagaaaattttgaatttaatgtaaaaattattcaaagttGTTTACAATCAAGTATGAATTCTTCTCCTGGGTTAAACTAAATAGAACACTCTTAATTGAATTTCAAGGACCGTGACCGGTGTAGTGCatgtttgaaaattgaaaccaAGTTTGAATGCGGATCTAACACTTTCTCTCTACATCTTAAGATCAAAAAATGTAGAAGCTGCATAACTGAGATTGCTTCTAGGTGGATGTGATTTTTCATGTTTGAGATGAGCATACCAGCTAGTAACCGTTAAGCTGCGTGTGAGAGGATGACATATCCACGCGTCATGAATTGAAGTGTCCCTCCTTGGCCAATGAACATGCTTGTCACAGGCATCATCTTAAGATTATTTTAGTGTATATGGGTTTAAACACTTTATTAGTTTAATCAGAAACTTTACAGTGGTCacatgtttaatattttatacgtacataatagttattatatatgaataCGACTAAATTAGATGGCCTGCTGCACATGATAGGATGCTGATGATCCTCATTGGGAATACAAAATCCTTGTTAGAGTATGGGTGGGACTAGAAGAATCCCAGTGCAATGTTATTTGTTTGTGTGATCGATCGGCATGTCATGCAGAAACGTACGTGGAGCAAGTGTTTCTTGCCAATAATAATGACTTTGCGAGACAAAATACCACGCAAGTTATGctcacaaaatataaaacaaaataaacaacacATATTTATATCTtgtttaaaatcttatttttcgaAAATTCTTGAAAATTCCTAATTTACACAACACGAAGCTCTACTATAGTAGCAAACAAGCTTGTTCGAGTTGTGTTACACATCTGGTAAGTAGCAAAGTAACAAACCATCAGAAGAGctatttatttgtgaaaatttaTAAACCTTATATAAACTATGATGTCAGAGACTTAGAGAAGAGGTGGGAAAAGTTTGACAATTCAGATTTGAACCCAGACATGATCAAGATGGGGAGAAGATCACGAACCCAGTACAGATATACAACCATTTGAAATCGACCAATTTTATTATGATACAGATTCATATggttaaataataaagtaaagccACATGGGTAGTATTGTTCAGATTCACAATTCTAGTATAACAAATGttaatggggggggggggggggggggggaggtgtTGACTATTCATATGATTATTATGTGGATATTGTATGGGAAGATAACAGTAGCATTTATAGTTGGCGTAATAGTAGCTCTTTTGGAACGTATGATGTCAAAATCAAAACCTAGCATGACAAAAGGTcctgagaagagaaagaaaagttagAGGTGATCGAGTTTTTCACTGTGCTTGTAGTAGATTCTCAAAATGTCTCGTCaaagataataaatatatagGTCGGTGATTCTCGTCGTGGTCATTGGTCCATCGAAACTTAAACGTGAATTCTTCAAATTGTAAACAGGATTATGGGGAGGAAAACGTTTCAAAACCTCATTGTAAAAAAGTAACAATCAAGGCCCTCGATGTCTTATCGTGTACATGTGTCAATATATTAACAAGATGATTTAAGCATATCAACTTTGAATGTTTTCGCAAGACGAATCCAAATAATAGGTCAAGAGAAtcctttaagaaaaataaagtttagTATATTACACTAACAAATCTTAGATTAGGCTTCCTAGTTTTACTAATTAATCATTGTCCTTTACCATTCCgacatatatattagtatttcCCAGTTAATTGTATCGATCCTAGTCTTATCAAAATCATTGTAGAAGTTTAATTatccttaaaagttaaaaagccATCTTTAACCCTCTCAAGCATTCTTTGGCTCTTAATTCTGTTCCTAATAAACCTGTCCatttatatatatctttcatACTTCATAGTTGTGAATAATGACCtctgaaaatgatgaaaaaaatggCCTGATTCCCATTAAGAGTGGCTTCTGAAAGCAGATGATATTTGCATAGAAAGAAATGATCTCAACCACGAGAAAATGCATATATACCATATGGCTTGTGAGGTGAATTCATTTTGACTTTAAATGAAGTAAGTGGTCCTGGATGTTCTCAACCACGCACGCTTCTCTTCGATAATACGAATAAGATCATTCACTAATTTgtctcaattaatattttttgcataATTCCATAGTCATTTCGTCATTAATGGAGATGTACTATTTGGATAATGCATCTGAAACGTTTACGGAGAATTATTGACTAATGTTTTGTGAGCGCCGAATATTAGAATACTGTAGTAGTGACTAGAACTATAAAATTGATAATCAGATAAGATAAGACAATTGATTGAAACCAGAATTAATGGCTTAGTCCAGAACAAGTTTGAGAATTTTTAATGAGCATTTATTTTGGTAATGTTGGAATTCTTTCCGTAATTGATGGAGCAATATATTAAGGAAAAGGTTAACCAGTCCTTAAGGGAGTGAAAATCAATTATGCATGTTAGTAGTCTAGGAATTTAACTGAGTAGTCTTGAAATCACCATTATCCCATTTTGAAGGTTCTTGGAAAGATAGACAAACAGCTAATGTTCACTCATGTATGAAGTTACATTCctccattatatatatatagagagaggaaTACTTGAAACATTCTCATTCTCAATCTCATTTGAGAAATCTTCTTTAAAAGGATAAGAGTGTGTGCGTGAGAGAGTTCTTGTATGAACCTTGTGCTTCCTAGATTTAATTAGATGACACTCTTTGAGGCAAAAGATGATGTTTTCCATTTGACCGCGTGCAAGGAACCTATGAAGCACAAACTTAGATACGGATAGAGGACATGCACATTAGGATACGACTAAAATCTAAAACATAGAAAataaggaatatatatatatatatatatatatatatatatatatatatatatatatatatatatcacaaaaatataaattaataattaagatttatataaagacaaataaaggaTGTATCAGAAACGCacgaaaggaaagaaaagttaacaaactaaagaaaaataagatgaaGTAATGAACAGAGGGACCACCGCAAATTCAGTCAAGCAAGACAACCAAATGTCGACAAGGCAATGACGAATGGAAATAACCAGTGACACTTGTGGGCTCTAGAATGTGAACAGATGGTGACAGAACATTACGTGAAAAAGGCTATTAAAATaggttaatttaaaaaagaagtttttatAATCTAAtgttttaggttaatttttaaaagatttgataaaaaaaactaaaaaagtgttttttgtgTGTCTAGAGAAGTGTCCATTGCTGGTTCAGTTGTTTGGAGAAGTGTTTGAAGCATATCCaagctaaaagaaaaaaattggacacCACAAAAAAAGTGTACAATACATTATTTGCCGTGTGTTTAAGGAGTTCGGTGTTATAAAGGTGTCCTACATCTAAAGTGTCCGTGCTTTCTAGCAAGGAACACTTCTGTATCAAATTCTGCAATTCGCAGGTGCTTGTTGCTAATGGTTTATAGTCATGTTCCACTACTTCGCATTCATATGAGCTCTTATGCAATGTCGGGAAGATAGTGGGATGGTGGGGGACGTTGGGCATTGTTGGGCCAAAGAATTGAGGAACTTCCAATTTTCAATATGCATTTAATTAATGTATGATTTTAAATAACGTTTCGCAATTATAATTGCTGCTATAATATTAAGGTATTTTGATCTATCAATGCAATTGCAATTACAGATAACATTTTCCCTCAATTAGTAGTAATATAAGGATTTTTATGACTCACCGTAATTATGACTGTGACCATAATttaaaaccctttttttttaattaaagaaaaaacctTAAATTTTGCATTAAAAGAATCTCATTGTTTAGTTGTGAGAATGAAGAAAAATCCTTACATAGCTGCAATATACTACTATACTAtatgttcaaataaaataaaaaaatgagggaGTCAGATTGAATGGTTCGAAAGGTTTCTCCGATAAATGCGGCTACCTGTCGCCTCTTTTATTTCTCCTCAATTGTTTTAGGAGGGGTGACtattatgtaattttcttttaactgagagaaaaagataaagaaattaatacttattaattaataatgattaaCAGAACATAATGCatcattttttaagatttaatgatAGTGTTAGATAAATTAGTGTTATTCCCACACTTAAAATTCCACAACTTTTATTCATacttaatgataaataaattattaaataataatatactgtTGACgattatgacatttttttatttttaagaaatagatTATTAGTGCAGTacgtatttattataaatacccATGAATTAATTTCTCATTGGCGTGTGAGAAGTGTAGTATAACCTAACGTGTATAAGAAATACTTTTCATTATATCCCACCTCTAAcactcattttatatttatattagtcctaccatttttgttttcttgttagtatttaataaaatagttgcGTGTGAAAGGGAGTGCTTGGAGCCATTTTGTGTCAAAAGTCAGCGTCTGTGTTTTTCAATTCTCTTCTGTGCGTATATGGAGAAAAGAACAGTCAGTTTTCAACCTCCGAGAACCTGTTCATATGCTTTTTCTTGCCTCTTAGTAACCAGAATAAATCCCATATCCTCAGGAGAAAGTTTTCACTCTCATTAGTCCCAACCTCTTAATTATCAAAAAACCTATAACACTCCCACACATACAACAAAATTTCTAGATTTGCATGTCTATATTATAAACTCTGCAAATTAGAGGCTACAAGACATCTATGTTCCAAGACATGGCACTGCTAATTTCCTTCTAGTTGAAGCCTTTTCTCTAAGGAAAAAGCATGTGCAATAACCCTTGCAACAATTATGGACAACTATCAAGGTGATTTAAGTGACATAATTCGTGCTAGTGGTGCATCGTATGGCACTTGCAGCACGGGAACTCCATCATCTGAAGCTGCTAATCCCTTCTCTCGTGGTCACTTGCAATTCTCTTCTGATCCCATGATtttctcttgtgttttggaaggGTTCAATAGCAACTTCGGTGATCCCTTCTCAAACATGAGAGATCCCTTTCTACACGAGCTTGATTTGCCTCCTTCTGCCTACTTTAACATCACAACAAGTTCATCTGCAGAAATGAGCAGTTCTGGGGCATTGGAAGAAGCAACTTGTTTTGGTGGTGGGGTTGTTGctggtagtagtagtagtagtagtaatagTTGTGTTTTGGCACAGAAGATTCTTGAGGATGATGATATGAGAAGGCCATGTAACAGCATATTTTCAAACATGATTCAGATCTCTCCCAATGATAAGTTACCCATCTCGCCAGCGGTGGATGCTTTGTCAAGGGCACTCAAGCCTTCTAGTATGGTAATTTCAGGTGACAACATGATTGATTCAAAGACCTCTATAGATCATTGCTTGGTGGACAACACAGAAGTGCAGATCTCATCTCCAAGGAATCCAGGTCTTAAGAGAAGGTGagttactattaattaattgattaattatatgatatgattttgctgaccaatataaaaattataggaagacgtaaaaatatttataaacaacGTAATTTTACacgtctaaaaaaaaatattcttctcttggttttttAACCCGTGCCATATTGTATGCACAAAAAATCCATGTGATTAAAACATTGGTTAGTATttacctaaataataaattagtagTTGAATTAAATGGAGAACTGGTTCCAAGAATCGAGTCAAAGTATTAAATTTACATTTGTTGATTAATTTTAAGTTGGAGTCATAAATTTTCCAAATGGAATTAATCAGAGTCATTTCTGGGAACTTAAATTTTTGTGAATTCATGTTGAGGTAGGGATAAAGTAGGGTTTGGCATGAGTGAGGTAAGGTAATTCCTTTGTCTTACTTTCCAAATATGTTTGGTTGACTGCATCTGGTCATAAAAACTTAGAGGATTATAATCAGTTTCATGTTGGAAACAGTTCATTGTGATTAAGACTAAACATGGTGCATCGGAGGCTTTATAGGGTTAATCCACCTGAAAAGAAGAGCTAGCTATATAGGTGTCACCGTAAGAGTCACATACTGAGCTTTCAAGAAAGCTTATCGTGAACTACTTTTCTTCCGAACACACCTGAAATGTCCTGTTCCTTTGATCATCAGATAGAAACTATATCCCTTTTACTTGGCCACAAAATTTCTACTATTTCAGTGGAATTAACAACTAATTAACCAGAAAGTTTAATTGGAGTTATTAAACATTCTCTATAATCATATATGCATTTGCACTTTGTTTTGGTACGTACACATATATAATTGACAAATTATGTTTGTATAACTCCTTTTTACTGTTGtttctataattaaataaaagataagaagagaagaaaataagtattagtatataataaataatatgatcaAATGAAATGTGTTGTTTAGTTAAAGTTTTAAGAGGAACAATGTAAGTGATGATAATGTTGTGTATTGCAGAAAGAGCCAGGCAAAGAAGTCGATTTGTGTTCCTGCACCAACTGCACCAAATAGCAGACGAAGTGGCGAGGTAGTTCCTTCTGATCTGTGGGCTTGGAGAAAATATGGTCAGAAACCCATTAAAGATTCTCCATATCCAAGGTATGTAATTAAGTTGGTATAATGTGATCTTTCTCGGAAAGAGATAAGGTATTTTAACGAAGATTTTGCCTAACTTCTTTCAAACAAAAGAAAGCACGTAAAGTGACAAAATTTAAGTACTGAATTTTAGGTTTTGCatttttttgattaaaattataattttattttgacaatTTGTGCAATAAAGACTCACATTGTAaagctttaattttaattaatgaataacACTAAAAACACTTAAAGTACCATATTCTCCtatataaaatgagaaaaataatgtcCTTACATCTAGATTATTAAACTATTTGCTAGCCCCACTTAATTTAAatgaaggatatatatatatatatatatatatatatatatatatatatatatatatatatatatatatatatatatatatataatcttattcTTTTCACTGCACACATACATTAAggtaagtatatatataaaagtaaaagttttaagtataatataattgtaaaagagtttaattttcatacgttattagtgtaattttttttacaatattaactaattaaaaatcactttaattataaacgtcaatatttttttttattaaaactaacCATCTTTCCATACATAACAAACTATAATTTGAATGACCGCATAAAAATGTCAGGGACAACTTCCTTGTACTTTATTTAtcaataatgtttttgtttataaaaactttagaaaaatcacttgataaaaccATGGGCAACTTGCAATCTTGAAGTAAGATCTAATTAAATCACCTGTTTCTTCTGAGGATTCCTTTCCTATAACcttccaaaagaaaaatgacCACCTCAACAGAtgaaattaacattatttttcaatcatGTATCATGCATATTTTTATTGGATGACAAAGGAAGGGAGCAAGAAAACGAGCACATGTGGTATGATATCCCTTGTAGTGTTTTTTCCATTATTTGTCACCCAGTGCTTTGGTCACTCACAGTTAGAGGTCCAAAAAACAACTAGGTAAAGTTATCCCATTATTCCAAAAGTTTTCTATGGCAAATTATTATATTGGAAGAAATTTACTGTACCCACGTCAAGCAATTTGTATTTATGGTACGCAACATTATGTCATTGGTGCAGGTGATGGAATTCTTGGTCCTTCACAATACCAGTATCATTAATGGATTcttattaattatgtttgtCTCTCTCTTTGTTACCACATGTAGGGGTTACTATAGATGCAGCAGCTCAAAGGGTTGTCCAGCAAGGAAACAAGTTGAAAGGAGCAGAACAGACCCAAACATGTTGGTCATTACTTACACGTCAGAGCACAACCATCCATGGCCAACACACAGAAATGCTCTCGCTGGTTCATCTCGATCCCAACCATCGAAAAACAACAACATTGCTGCTTCAAAGAATgaggaagaagaggaggaggagagcAACAGTGGCAGCAATAATGTAAATAACAGTGCATTTGTGAGGGAAGAAGAGAAGCAGCTTGAGATGGATGATGGAGAATTCAGTGATATTGGAATCCCTTATTGCAAGCCAATATCTAAGATGAAGAACAGCCAACAACTTGATCAGGGTTTGTTAGCAGAATTGGGAGAAATAGAATTTGCTGACTCAGTAAACCTATTGTCTCCACCACAAGGTTTTGATAATCAGAAAAGGGAATCCAACACTTTAGATTCATTCCATTTCTTTGACTGGAGAGGTGACAACAGCACCAAGTACCACCTTGTTTGAAGCATCTAAGAGAAGGTCGTATATTCACAAAAGCCTTTTAATAGGTGCAGGTCATCATCTGATTTCAAATGTGTCATGTGGGGGAGATTTGAGGAGATCATAAAAACGCCTTTCttgtttctgttttcttttctttttctctttaccTGTCATTTCGCATAACAGTAAGGGGGGTAAATTAGTGGAAGAAAATGAGGATTCTATATGTGGGAGTGCTGCTTGATTGGAAGCACACACAACGAGTCCCACGTTCCTTTTGGAGTATTGGTGGATGGGACAGAAAAGCCGAGGAACAGAAGATTTTAAACagttaaaaacaattttctgaGACTTTATTGATTCAAAAGCTCACTGGGTAGATTAATGATTAAAGGATGAGAGGCTAGTCCTTTCATGTTTTCAAGtgggaaaaattattttagatctCCCCCTTGGTCATGTGGGTTATTCCAGAAAATGACGAGAAATTAAAATAGGTTCGGAGATTTGAGATTAATTACCTCCCGGATGAAATTGATGTAGATCATGAAGAACAGTATGGTAAAAGTAGAGTGATGATATATATATGGACCCTAGGTCTCCATATAGATCACGTTTTAATAAATACAGAACATAAAACTTAACTCTAAATTTGACATGCAAGCTCTGATTCCTTAGTTTTCTGCTTCTCTTACTATCCAGTATCCAAAGACTtgcattaatattattttttttttcttttcttttaaatgatTACTTGAAATGTTACTGTTTAATAGTTTTAAAGTTTAATGCTATTGTTTTTCACAAAGATGATTCTATTGTGTCTTTTCTGTTTGTACTAGtgcagaataaaaaaaaaattgtttgtactAGTAGTATCTGGTAGCATAAAAAATCCAGCAAATCGAGGTTGGCTTTTAACCATTTTGCATGTGCAGGCTAGTCAACTTGTCCATATGTAGCTTTACATTTATAGTTCCTGTATCATTCGTATATGATATTGTCatattgatatattatataaatagtaataatacataaatgtttatttatttaaatattttattaatatcttttatttcttttaatatctatatatatatttttctttttatgtatcTTATAGCATAATGggtattcataaaatatttttcttatataaaaccATAACTTGCGTTCGGCAacttcccaaagaaaggaaaatattaaGAGGTAAATATTTTGTAACAGCTAAGAATCTAAAATGCTTATGAATGAGTTAaagagataagaagaaaaaaaagtagagaaaGAAACAAATACAAATGATAAGTAGTACTctcatataaaaaaagaaagggggagaaaaaaaagaaaaaaaaaaggaaaaaggaaataaataagaaagtgagtgtatatatttataattctttTACAAAAAGATATCGTAAATagaaatgtgtatttttttttctgaactcACTATTTTATAAGTTTTGTTGATCACCGAATTCcaaaaatgttttgaaaagcctatagctttgttttctttaatttggtAAGATGTGCTCTTTTAACTTTTTGGACtaaataattttgtgaataataTTAATGCTATTTTCACGTGGAAACACTGTATTCAAACAGTTACTCCCAACCATCTTTTGGCAAATAAAAATGTGGTAAGACCAAATATCCCCACCACCACCCTTTGAAAATCCAGCCATAGGTTAACTCTTGATCCTGAATGGACAAGGGTCCAGGAGGCCCAACATGTTTGGACTGAAGTCCAAAGCTTACCTGCCTTAGATAACATCCATGCTCATCACTCCATATCAGGCTACCACTGGCCCTTGAGCAAGGATGAACTGATATAATCAACCCATTTAGTTACTAAaaccttaattatatttttaatccttctaTAGTGTttaatgtgaaattttaatcactaatttttttgttcaagtttagttatttaatatttttttcttattgcaATTATGTCCTGCCAAATTATATTTATCTAAAGTTCTCAAATTTTATGAGCGGGCTTCAGCCTTCTCCTCCCCTTTAGACTATCATTCTTCCGGATAGTTTAGGGTGaacttaatttgtttgtttttctttccatcgaataaaaaaaaaatctctatgaAGCGAATCGCTTAAACTATTGGCCacgtaaattataattatcctgtaatttaattttatttagtcaTATATTAACATTATACACATTGAATGAGTgtggaataaaataatt
This genomic interval from Glycine max cultivar Williams 82 chromosome 5, Glycine_max_v4.0, whole genome shotgun sequence contains the following:
- the LOC100776919 gene encoding probable WRKY transcription factor 35: MDNYQGDLSDIIRASGASYGTCSTGTPSSEAANPFSRGHLQFSSDPMIFSCVLEGFNSNFGDPFSNMRDPFLHELDLPPSAYFNITTSSSAEMSSSGALEEATCFGGGVVAGSSSSSSNSCVLAQKILEDDDMRRPCNSIFSNMIQISPNDKLPISPAVDALSRALKPSSMVISGDNMIDSKTSIDHCLVDNTEVQISSPRNPGLKRRKSQAKKSICVPAPTAPNSRRSGEVVPSDLWAWRKYGQKPIKDSPYPRGYYRCSSSKGCPARKQVERSRTDPNMLVITYTSEHNHPWPTHRNALAGSSRSQPSKNNNIAASKNEEEEEEESNSGSNNVNNSAFVREEEKQLEMDDGEFSDIGIPYCKPISKMKNSQQLDQGLLAELGEIEFADSVNLLSPPQGFDNQKRESNTLDSFHFFDWRGDNSTKYHLV